Proteins from one Juglans microcarpa x Juglans regia isolate MS1-56 chromosome 1S, Jm3101_v1.0, whole genome shotgun sequence genomic window:
- the LOC121247292 gene encoding uncharacterized protein LOC121247292, with protein sequence MEINGLCDLGYKGDKFTWCNEHLGDHFTKERLDRFVAKNSWTEVFQEVWVEVLPARSSDHKPLVLNKHTIHTRCEDRRKLFIFGACWIKDKDCEEVVSKEWVNVSGSSDLMEKIQSSLRECGAALTGWSRQNSKDNEGELRSKTNRLKELEEEEKG encoded by the coding sequence ATGGAAATTAATGGTCTATGTGATCTGGGATATAAAGGAGATAAATTCACATGGTGTAATGAACACCTAGGTGATCATTTTACAAAAGAGAGGCTAGATAGATTTGTAGCAAAGAATAGCTGGACAGAAGTTTTTCAGGAAGTTTGGGTGGAAGTATTACCTGCAAGAAGCTCAGACCATAAGCCTCTAGTGTTGAATAAGCATACAATTCACACTAGGTGTGAGGATAGAAGGAAGCTATTCATATTTGGAGCTTGTTGGATCAAAGACAAGGATTGTGAGGAGGTTGTATCGAAGGAATGGGTCAATGTTAGTGGAAGCAGTGACCTTATGGAAAAGATTCAAAGTTCACTAAGGGAATGTGGTGCAGCACTAACTGGGTGGAGTAGACAAAATTCCAAAGATAATGAGGGCGAGTTAAGAAGCAAAACTAATAGACTAAAGGAActggaggaagaagagaagggtTGA